In one Nicotiana sylvestris chromosome 8, ASM39365v2, whole genome shotgun sequence genomic region, the following are encoded:
- the LOC104238463 gene encoding two-component response regulator-like APRR9 isoform X2, whose product MCKNIPVIMMSSKDSIGTVLKCMVKGASDFLMKPVRKNELRNLWQHVWRRKTQSAGSRPQNKAVENQKVAVSENEAASNYSSDNLASIQRGNDKSSDAQGITDIRCIDASNMRDDKWHEECVEMVERSFVPKSKLLANMTSSGIGTSSCTGPYSSVAISSEEGSLCAEPRSHSENTCTVDEVDCQLNELYSAPCTEAVDLIGKFENCLADNGHSDERKEKSNVASRLGLSLRTFNPSFSNDDRSREQNMISHSKVSAFAKYENKKTIQYLFSGLTSNSGPFKEGSSASTLEHDASLTESEQNATALVMRQPGNCKAAISDNQLESGYQQLQSPKSQSPLPTSSLTYSTSEVQNLEHSKQPFDDTTVHSEDNAEEADNGKLVTVEKAKCDSATCGSNDLGSGVTNKLSSPRCGSTSNEAIESSSAVASPGRDPVSESVNYNDILQLDRTRGESHSTSQREAALVKFRLKRKDRCFEKKVRYQSRKRLAEQRPRVKGQFVRQLQNEAQP is encoded by the exons ATGTGCAAAAACATACCTGTTATAA TGATGTCGTCCAAGGATTCCATTGGCACGGTCTTGAAATGTATGGTTAAAGGAGCTTCCGACTTTCTTATGAAGCCTGTTAGGAAAAATGAGCTGAGGAACCTGTGGCAGCATGTTTGGAGAAGAAAAACC CAAAGTGCTGGAAGCCGTCCTCAAAATAAAGCTGTTGAAAACCAGAAAGTAGCTGTGTCTGAGAACGAAGCAGCAAGTAATTATTCTAGCGACAATCTGGCTTCTATTCAAAGAGGAAATGACAAATCTAGTGATGCACAA GGCATTACAGATATAAGATGTATAGATGCTTCAAATATGCGCGATGATAAATGGCATGAAGAATGTGTTGAAATGGTCGAAAGATCATTTGTGCCAAAAAGTAAATTACTAG CAAACATGACTAGCTCGGGAATAGGAACTTCTTCTTGCACTGGACCTTACAGCTCAGTTGCTATTAGTTCAGAGGAAGGCTCTCTTTGTGCTGAACCAAGGAGTCATAGTGAAAATACTTGTACTGTTGATGAAGTTGATTGCCAGTTGAATGAACTCTATTCTGCACCTTGTACTGAAGCCGTTGACTTGATTGGGAAATTTGAAAATTGCTTGGCTGATAACGGCCATTCtgatgaaagaaaagagaaatcaAATGTTGCTTCCCGGTTGGGACTTTCTTTGAGAACATTTAATCCCAGTTTCTCAAACGATGACCGGTCCAGAGAGCAGAACATGATAAGTCATTCAAAAGTATCTGCCTTTGCTAA ATATGAAAATAAGAAGACAATACAATATCTTTTCTCTGGATTGACTAGCAATTCTGGTCCATTCAAGGAAGGCTCTAGTGCGTCTACTTTGGAGCATGACGCTTCATTGACTGAGAGTGAGCAAAACGCAACAGCTCTGGTTATGCGCCAACCAGGAAATTGTAAAGCTGCAATATCGGACAACCAACTAGAATCAGGTTATCAACAATTACAGAGTCCTAAATCACAATCTCCACTTCCAACAAGTTCTTTGACTTATTCAACTTCCGAAGTACAAAATCTTGAGCACAGCAAGCAGCCATTTGATGATACTACAGTTCACTCTGAGGACAATGCGGAAGAAGCAGATAATGGAAAGTTAGTAACAGTTGAAAAGGCAAAATGTGATTCTGCAACTTGTGGATCTAATGATTTGGGAAGTGGCGTGACAAATAAGCTCAGTAGCCCTCGTTGCGGAAGTACTTCCAATGAAGCTATAGAAAGTTCCTCTGCAGTTGCAAGTCCGGGGAGAGATCCTGTTTCTGAAAGTGTGAACTACAACGACATCCTTCAACTTGATAGGACGAGAGGGGAGAGTCATAGTACCAGTCAAAGGGAAGCGGCACTCGTGAAGTTTCGGTTAAAACGGAAAGATAGATGCTTTGAGAAAAAG GTTCGGTATCAAAGCAGGAAAAGACTTGCAGAGCAGCGACCTCGAGTGAAAGGACAGTTTGTTCGTCAGCTGCAAAACGAAGCTCAGCCTTGA
- the LOC104238462 gene encoding NDR1/HIN1-like protein 1, whose protein sequence is MSDQDQQKIQNEGGYTQRPSPLSSSNVQRKYSSSSKNPAKTLCTFLLIFFILAGLTLLIGWLIYRPHKPNFTLVNAAIYQLNITSLPYIFTTMQFTVLVRNPNRRVCLFYDQFSALVSYKGQAITPPVMLPPLFQDTKSTVPLSPVIGGASVPVSVEVANGLVVDETYGMVALRLVFMGKLRYKAAFVKTRHCGVYVKCDMLVGYKKGFVGQVPLLGSPDCEVDS, encoded by the exons ATGAGTGATCAAGATCAACAAAAGATTCAAAATGAAGGTGGCTATACTCAAAGACCATCTCCATTATCATCTTCTAATGTTCAAAGGAAGTATTCATCATCATCTAAAAATCCTGCCAAAACTTTGTGCACTTTTCTACTAATTTTTTTCATATTAGCTGGTCTCACTTTGCTCATAGGGTGGCTAATTTATCGACCTCACAAGCCAAATTTCACTCTAGTAAATGCTGCAATTTACCAATTAAACATCACATCCCTTCCTTATATTTTCACCACCATGCAATTCACAGTGTTAGTAAGAAATCCAAACAGGAGAGTTTGCTTGTTTTATGACCAATTTTCAGCTCTTGTTTCTTACAAGGGTCAAGCAATTACACCTCCAGTGATGCTGCCACCTTTATTTCAG GATACAAAAAGCACAGTGCCCTTGTCGCCGGTGATCGGAGGCGCGTCGGTGCCAGTATCGGTGGAAGTTGCAAATGGGTTGGTGGTGGATGAAACGTATGGGATGGTGGCTTTGAGACTGGTGTTTATGGGGAAATTGAGATATAAAGCTGCATTTGTAAAGACTAGACACTGTGGAGTTTATGTCAAGTGTGATATGTTGGTAGGGTACAAGAAGGGTTTTGTGGGTCAAGTACCTTTGCTTGGTTCTCCAGATTGTGAAGTTGATTCAtga
- the LOC138874796 gene encoding uncharacterized mitochondrial protein AtMg00820-like, which yields MSSSDAAFWKEAIDDEMDSIISNNTWVLVDLPLGSKPIGCKWVFGRKYNIDGSVQTFKARLVAKGIKEYNTPYDSSLKLSANTGRAVAQLKYTSAIGSMMYVMHYTRPDITFVVCKLSRFTSNPSNDHCKAISRVLGYLKYIKHLGICYNSFPNVLEGYSDASWITSVNDNKSTS from the exons ATGTCTTCTAGTGACGCTGCCTTTTGGAAAGAAGCCATTGATGATGAAATGGactcaattatatccaacaacacttgggttttagttgatcttcctcttggatCAAAGCCTATAGGTTGTAAGTGGGTCTTTGGGAGAAAGTACAATATAGATGGTTCTGTCCAAACCTTTAAAGcaagattggttgcaaaag GAATAAAGGAGTATAATACTCCTTATGATTCTAGTCTTAAGCTATCTGCAAATACTGGAAGAGCAGTAGCACAATTGAAGTATACAAGTGCAataggtagtatgatgtatgTAATGCATTACACTAGACCTGACATAACATTTGTTGTTTGTAAACTTTCAAGGTTTACCAGTAATCCAAGTAATGATCATTGCAAAGCAATAAGTAGAGtacttggatatttaaaatatataaagcACTTGGGCATTTGCTATAATAGTTTCCCTAATGTATTAgagggatattctgatgcaagttggattacaagtgttaatgataataaatccacatcatga
- the LOC104238463 gene encoding two-component response regulator-like APRR9 isoform X1 — MGEAVMMSEGGGGGDGQCLKKMVLRVLLVEADDATRQIIAALLRKCSYRVAAVPDGLKAWEILKERRHNIDLVLTEVELPSISGYALLTLIVEHDMCKNIPVIMMSSKDSIGTVLKCMVKGASDFLMKPVRKNELRNLWQHVWRRKTQSAGSRPQNKAVENQKVAVSENEAASNYSSDNLASIQRGNDKSSDAQGITDIRCIDASNMRDDKWHEECVEMVERSFVPKSKLLANMTSSGIGTSSCTGPYSSVAISSEEGSLCAEPRSHSENTCTVDEVDCQLNELYSAPCTEAVDLIGKFENCLADNGHSDERKEKSNVASRLGLSLRTFNPSFSNDDRSREQNMISHSKVSAFAKYENKKTIQYLFSGLTSNSGPFKEGSSASTLEHDASLTESEQNATALVMRQPGNCKAAISDNQLESGYQQLQSPKSQSPLPTSSLTYSTSEVQNLEHSKQPFDDTTVHSEDNAEEADNGKLVTVEKAKCDSATCGSNDLGSGVTNKLSSPRCGSTSNEAIESSSAVASPGRDPVSESVNYNDILQLDRTRGESHSTSQREAALVKFRLKRKDRCFEKKVRYQSRKRLAEQRPRVKGQFVRQLQNEAQP; from the exons ATGGGTGAAGCAGTGATGATGAGtgaaggaggaggtggaggagaTGGTCAGTGTTTGAAGAAAATGGTGCTTAGAGTTTTATTGGTAGAAGCTGATGATGCTACTCGTCAAATTATTGCTGCTCTTCTTCGAAAATGTAGTTACAGAG TTGCTGCTGTTCCCGATGGTTTGAAGGCGTGGGAGATACTAAAGGAAAGGCGACATAACATAGACCTTGTATTGACTGAGGTTGAGCTGCCGTCAATATCAGGATATGCACTGCTTACTTTAATCGTGGAGCATGATATGTGCAAAAACATACCTGTTATAA TGATGTCGTCCAAGGATTCCATTGGCACGGTCTTGAAATGTATGGTTAAAGGAGCTTCCGACTTTCTTATGAAGCCTGTTAGGAAAAATGAGCTGAGGAACCTGTGGCAGCATGTTTGGAGAAGAAAAACC CAAAGTGCTGGAAGCCGTCCTCAAAATAAAGCTGTTGAAAACCAGAAAGTAGCTGTGTCTGAGAACGAAGCAGCAAGTAATTATTCTAGCGACAATCTGGCTTCTATTCAAAGAGGAAATGACAAATCTAGTGATGCACAA GGCATTACAGATATAAGATGTATAGATGCTTCAAATATGCGCGATGATAAATGGCATGAAGAATGTGTTGAAATGGTCGAAAGATCATTTGTGCCAAAAAGTAAATTACTAG CAAACATGACTAGCTCGGGAATAGGAACTTCTTCTTGCACTGGACCTTACAGCTCAGTTGCTATTAGTTCAGAGGAAGGCTCTCTTTGTGCTGAACCAAGGAGTCATAGTGAAAATACTTGTACTGTTGATGAAGTTGATTGCCAGTTGAATGAACTCTATTCTGCACCTTGTACTGAAGCCGTTGACTTGATTGGGAAATTTGAAAATTGCTTGGCTGATAACGGCCATTCtgatgaaagaaaagagaaatcaAATGTTGCTTCCCGGTTGGGACTTTCTTTGAGAACATTTAATCCCAGTTTCTCAAACGATGACCGGTCCAGAGAGCAGAACATGATAAGTCATTCAAAAGTATCTGCCTTTGCTAA ATATGAAAATAAGAAGACAATACAATATCTTTTCTCTGGATTGACTAGCAATTCTGGTCCATTCAAGGAAGGCTCTAGTGCGTCTACTTTGGAGCATGACGCTTCATTGACTGAGAGTGAGCAAAACGCAACAGCTCTGGTTATGCGCCAACCAGGAAATTGTAAAGCTGCAATATCGGACAACCAACTAGAATCAGGTTATCAACAATTACAGAGTCCTAAATCACAATCTCCACTTCCAACAAGTTCTTTGACTTATTCAACTTCCGAAGTACAAAATCTTGAGCACAGCAAGCAGCCATTTGATGATACTACAGTTCACTCTGAGGACAATGCGGAAGAAGCAGATAATGGAAAGTTAGTAACAGTTGAAAAGGCAAAATGTGATTCTGCAACTTGTGGATCTAATGATTTGGGAAGTGGCGTGACAAATAAGCTCAGTAGCCCTCGTTGCGGAAGTACTTCCAATGAAGCTATAGAAAGTTCCTCTGCAGTTGCAAGTCCGGGGAGAGATCCTGTTTCTGAAAGTGTGAACTACAACGACATCCTTCAACTTGATAGGACGAGAGGGGAGAGTCATAGTACCAGTCAAAGGGAAGCGGCACTCGTGAAGTTTCGGTTAAAACGGAAAGATAGATGCTTTGAGAAAAAG GTTCGGTATCAAAGCAGGAAAAGACTTGCAGAGCAGCGACCTCGAGTGAAAGGACAGTTTGTTCGTCAGCTGCAAAACGAAGCTCAGCCTTGA